Within Quercus lobata isolate SW786 chromosome 5, ValleyOak3.0 Primary Assembly, whole genome shotgun sequence, the genomic segment CCTAAATCTCCCCCACCCCTGGCTGCCACAGATCTCAAACCAAAGACCTTGCTCACCCCTTGGGCCTTGGCACTTTGTACCTAGGGAGGCCAGAGGTGCCATTGGACCATTAAGATCATTGGTAAAATTAGCTGGCATGTTCACGCATTTATAAACccaatatattataaatgaaTAGTATATATGAGAAATTCATGATGCATAGACCATTGAAACCTAgattacaattaaaatttatgagaTTCATTGCATGAACTAATGTATGCTCATCTGTTTCATATACAGAGGAAAGTGATGTGCATTGCAAGAATTTCATCAATACAAAACAGCAAATAGAGTTGTCGAAGTTCAATAACAATCTCCAATGGTTTCAATATATCGAGACACAATTATGAATCCACCTCCATAAGTCTTTAACACATTTCCCTCAAATGCTATGAAACAGGTGACCTAAACTCAACTTTAGAACCCATAACCTTAATAAAGTATGTACAAAAATACAGAGAGACAAGACAGTAATTTgagtagggaaaaaaaattatgttgtcAGTAGAGAAAAGATCTACCATGACAGAGTACCAACAGGCTCCCAATAGAGACAGAAAATGAGTGTGGCAGATAAAAAGAGCAGCTAAGAAGTTGGATCCCAAATTAATTCtaaaaagaacaagagagaATCTATTGAGTTTGAAACCCAAGATAAGAAAATGACTGATAGCATTATGTCCTAAAATGGAAGAACAACACTGATTCCATACAGCCAGAGCAACATGCAAaagcacaaatttttttttgagagataattaaaATATGCTGCTAATCCCACAGCTTGAATCCTTTCCCCTTTAGACACCCAAGCACGTTGTGCATGGGAAGGTGCCAGCATGCAAAATCACAAATAAAGGAGAAGAAAGATCTTTCAAACAGTATCCATCACAACTAAAATCTTACTGTAGATGATGGCATGTATGCTCTAATCTCAAGGAGTTTAGAGCCATTTTAAGAACAATCTATATGAGTTTTGCAAAGGTGCTCTCTGTGATAACCACTTTCGTTTATGTTCCATACCAGTAAGAACTTTAATCAACTTATACCATAAGCCTCACTTTTTGATATTCAAAGAAGTGCACAAAGTCCTGGTCAACCTGTACAAGACCTTCCATATACCTTTTTTCTTGGAAAATCTAACCTATATAGGTTTGGAAAAGCAAGCCCTGAAAGCAAGCCAATCATTGACAGGAGATGAAAGCAAGAGACATAATTGTCTCCTGCTTAAGATTAGGAGGTATCAAGCacttaattaagaaaatatataagcATTATCACCttggttaagaaaaaaatatccaCCAACACCAGAAATTGGTATAATGACACCTTCGTCCATGTTACTGCTAAGGCAAAACGATTTTACCCTGATGCCAGCGCGCCAAACCTTTTTCAAACAAGGGGTCTTTATCCCATTACTACAaagctgaaaattaaaaatagtttctTTGGACTAGCTCTGAGACCCAGAGATTAAAGACACCAGTGATGAGTTGCAGAAAACAccagcacacacacacaaaatgatGATAGGGACTGGGATTTTATAATTAGCAATCTTATAAAGGAACAAGGAAAACTTTTGATTGCATATAGATTTTTATCTTATAAAACATATTTCAAGTTGAGTTGAGTTTAAAACATATTTCAGGTTGAATTTTTCACCATATTAACTAGAGGTGTTTACAGTGTtcctaagagcatccacagcagtggatctatatttttagctttttaactatacaaaaagtcactttatctattttagctccacacatactacagcagtggatctattttaacttctaacccaataaaataatataaatatcccaataaaataatataactactataataaaataatatatctcactACAAATAAAAAACCTCCACACCATCGTCCACAACCACCTCCATCATCAGccccacccacaaccaccaccaccaccaccaccaccaccaccagcggCCACAACCACCATCTACTTTGACAATCACAACagaacatagaaaaaaaaaaaaaaaaaaaaaaaaccacaaccacattCACAAATTCCACAAACACCATTTCTATTCTCAATTCATTGAATCAATCACTTCTAAACAACGATTCCAGGCACCGAGCTCCCGGCCTGAGCTGTGGGACCCAGATTCTTGATCTTAACCGTGGCGGAGGAGCTCAGATTCTCCGTCTTGATCTGCGTGTTTCGAGCTGAGCCGAACCGGAGCCTCCACCCGCGTTGGCGGATTCGAGGTGAGCTGCGGTGAAGGTGCGAATGGAGGAGTCGTCTTCATCGGAGTTTCAGTGTTTGCAGCGTCGGGGGCTTCCTCGTCGGAATCGTCGTCAGAATCAATGTGGGCGATGGTGCTTGGGGTGGGTCGGCGAGCTGGGTCGGCGGAACAGATCGGCGATGAGGGAGTTGGCCGGCGAGCTGAGGGATGAGGGAGATGAGGGGAGCTGGCCGgcgagaaagaaagaaaaaaaattgaggaagaaagaagaaagagagaagccggatagagagagagagagaaaatagaaaatgtatatttaattggagaggagagagaattgtaataaaaaagtatttttttttttacctgtgagctacagtgcacatctaaaaatagatgtgcactgtagctgaggagctaaatcttttagatttagctccactgctgcattgtgttttttgtgataaaaaGCTAAAATTATACCATTATACCTatatagctccactgctgcaaatgctctaatgCCCAGTACTTATACATAAAGATTTGACCTTCAGTTGCGTAAAACATGTAGAAAATTAAGTGACATCTCATCTGTCAAAACAAAGGTTAAAAGCTTATTACTATTTATGGTTTAACTAAATCAACAAATGGCCTTGAACAAGATATGTCGGTCCATTTATATACTCAACTCAACTCAACTAAGCCTTTTATCACATCTGACTGATGTCACAACAATCCTTTACAAACTTATATTGGTTCACcatgaaattctttttttctgcatatttcttgtataatttccATGTACTAAGGCttcaacctttttatttttagaatcttGATATGGTGTTAGTGTTCattacatattaataaaaaaaaaataaaataaaataaaactcataaattaAATGCAAGGAGTTTGGGAGATAATAGCATGTTGGCAAGGCAGGTTTGGGAGACAGAAATAGTGCCATTTGGAAAGCTGTTCcccattgtttgatgtggtgtatctGGGGGGAAAGGAATAGAAATTTTGATGGGTGTGAATGAATAATTGCAGATTTGAAGTTGCAGATGATCAGAATGTTATTTGAGTGGATGCTAGGCACAGGGACAtcctttttctaatttattggAGTTTATAGATCATTGTACTTTCTGATTTGCAATATGTAGTTCATCTAGTATACACTTGATgcattttttctaataaaacgtattacttatcaaaaaacaatTTAGTCAAGTCCCATCCACGCATCTAGTATAGAGATCTATCAAGTGCAGATCTTAAAGTCAAAGTTGGAGTTGACACCTGTGTGTCACATTTGCattagaaagaattgaaatttctGTTACACAGCagcaataataaatcataataacAAATCATTAAAAGGAATCCTCCTACAATTACAATTCACAACACTACTTATTTAACAACTTGCTTGAAGAAAGGTAGAGTCATGAAGGAGGTCCTCCGAAAATTCTCGGACACTCGTGAGTTTGGGAGGTTGCAAAATGTGCTTGCACATAGGTAAGCCCAtgtgagtttaaaaaaaattaaaaattaaaaattagtctAAATAAAAGTAATCTTTTCACTTCAGGACAAGACACCATGATGAGCTTCAACAAATaatgcacacaaacacacacacttGTGCATGTACACATCCACAAGTGTAAGCAACAGTGTTTTGTACCTGAAAGTTTTTCAGTGGTTTGCAATACTTGGATTCCAGACGGGAGTCAGTTGGTGAGAGTAACTGTTTGGACAGCTGGGAGTTTTTGTCAACAGAACTTTCCAAACCTTCAGCCAACTTTGATGCAAGCTTTTCCAAAGGCCTCAAGCATACAGCTATAACTCTTTTGTAAGTCTCACCCGTTTCTTCAAAAAAGGCAGCTCGTCGCCATGTATCAACATTATTCTCACAGACCATACAGAGATCAAGATATGCAAGATATTGAAGAAGAGAATTTGGGTTGCTATCCTCCAGGGCTGCAAGGAGATGCTCACTTGGATTTGTTTCTGCTGCTGCCGACCCTTTGGGTGGTGCAAATGTGAACCTCTTTGTATGTAGCACCTATATTGCCACATAGTTTCAAACAATTAATGACTGTCTTTTTAGAGGTAACAGGAAGGATATGAAGCCAGAAATAGctggaataaaaaattttaaacaaatcacAGTGACAGGTGCTATTCACATGGAATTCCTCATCCATTAAGGATTAGAGGGAAGAGGAgatatttgtttttgtgattaataatgAGTACAAAATGTTATTAGAAGAGTATGCCAAGATGCATGTATTCTAGTGTTTCCATTGCAACTAAGTTCTCATTAACTCTCCATTAAAAGCAACAAgctagaaatatatattataggtCTTGCGGTTAAAAGATAAATGGATTTGCTTTACAGGTATGTCAATTATACATAGATAAGCAGATTTACACATAACCATAAAGGATATTGGGGAGGAAAGTTCAATTTGCAATAGAATAAAACTCATCTAAATAATACGGCAGTCAGGTTGTATGGACACGCGGTAGGGTACAAGAACAATAAACAAACATGTTGAATCAAGGAAAGACAGTAAGTTCATTTGGTAACTCTACTGTATTTGTAATTTGAATTCTAGAAGAataaatttcagcaaaataaattgttttgaaaaataattttggtattATGCTAAAATTCTTACCAAAAAGTGATTATGCTAAATGAAATTGCGTAATAATCCTTAGTTTCAGGAATTCTCATTTTTACTGTAAAATGCATTTTccaaaagagaaatagagaatgCATTTTCAAATACCTGCTTCAAAGTAGTgttaacaaacccaaaaaaacaaggAAACATGCATTCTCAAGCCTAGAAATTTGTGAAAAGAATTTTATGTAGAGTTGCCAATCATAGCCtaaataaacatattttcaCATGTATAACCGCAGTAATatgctctttttattttgtgggtgggtgggtgggaGGGGGGTTGATAGATAACAggataattcttttttttttccccggaGGAACTCTATTGGGAATCAAACCCAGGATATCTGGGTCTACAGTTCATCCCAAGCCTCCAACCACTAGGCTGCACCTTGACAGGTTAGATAAGAGGATAATTCTTCAAAGAGAAAGGGATAACACCCAGGCATATAGGAATAACAAACATTAATTTGAGACAGTATGTAATACattaaataagtttttcatcATTAAATTGAGATGATTAATATGTGTGTCTACTGCACCTCAGTGGATTACTGAAGTGATAGAGAAGTGCCCCTGCTGCATATATAGACGCAGGACACATAAAAATTCAACAGCATTGTAAATAATATAATCTTCATTCAGAATTTTAtcagaaaataaacaaataaccaaACATGATAGGGAAATGGCTAAGAAGATGAATACAATGATCAAAGTTTGATAAACCCTAATCTTGTTCATGTTCTTGCCTGTTCCTCTCTTAATAAGTACATATGTTCTTTCTGTTTGACTAATGGAGCaatcaagaaataaattttaaaaaagaaaatgtatatcCAACTTATAAAACTGCTATTCTTTGGGTCCCCAGATATACAGTCCaagcaaaatattttgaacTAGCATACAGTTAAATAGATATTTGCCACATAAAGCTTGAGCATTTTCAGCCATGATTACAGTTTTTCCCTCTTTTATGCCTCGTATGATTCTTTTAAGCTTCGTTTGGAAGTTCatgagggaatggaatggaatgatcataagggaatggaaatgaatggaatggaatagaatgtatttaaataagagaaagaaatggaaaagaatggaattaagtaaccttgattggatgttttaaaattaagggatggaaaggaatgaaatgtaagtaatcttatttgggaGTAATATGGAGAGAATTGAAtggaattattttataacaacaTTACTGTTAgactcctattttaaaataaagggttgaatgtataggggtattttggaagttttaataaaaaaaatcattaaatctaatttcattccctctcattcctcccaatttcgggaggaaataaaatttgaggttttaaggtaATAGAAAgaaatgagtgttccctcctactcatttcattctctcccacttaaactcccaaataaaggaattgactttccattcccttcattaaaactcccaaacaagggaagggaagaatattataaaattattcttttcattcctttccattccattccattccctccttcCAAACGAGGCCTTAGTCTAGCAGAGGAAAGATGGAATGAAAGTGAGGGCATTGGTCAGGGATAATAGTATAATACAACATGCAAGACATAATGTATCTTGAAGAATCAGATAAATGACATGATATGCAATGAGGATTAACAACAATGAAACCAGCTACTAGATGATATGAACATCAATGGATATTGCAATTATATGAATTGCGTCAGTTGACCACCTGCTAAAGCTAAATGATACTGATAAGAACAAAATTCACAACTAAACTATACCCGATGTAAGTGGTGACTTAATTCCCAGCATAGAAACACTGCAAAGCTCCCAATGCAAAAGATGATTTGCTCAGCAATGAACTTTCTCACTGTAACCTGACCTTTAAACTGATCCAACAGAATTGATCCTAGAACAGCTGAAAATAGGTAAGTCACACCCGAAAGCTTCAAAGCCCGAGTAATAGCCGAAGGAAGCCCCATCTTGAAGCTGAAGAAAGGTGGGCGCTGTTACAACAAGCAATTAAAAGTAGAGGCCATGAgtctcataagtcataactaGAAAGCAACATACTCTGTGAATAAACGACAATCTAATTTATAGCTATAGATGACAATATTGCAGTTTGGTTCAGCTTATGTTTCATCTTTTCGAAAAATGAGTCTTTTAAAAGAAGTTGtacctaataaataaataaaagtgaagtTTAAGTTGTACTTTGAACCACTATGCCAAATGGGCAGACATAAAATTCTCAACTAGAAATCAACTTTTTTTGCTATGATGCAGATAACAGGCTATTCAAGACAAGGGTAAAACCTGATGTTTTGAGCAACGCATAAACACTATAGTAATCAAAGAGTGACAGAAAATTTGATAAGCACCCAGATTTCTCCCAAGCAACAACAAAAGGAAAGTTAAGAACAACAATGATAGGTGCAAGTGGTCGTAATTACTGATCTGAACATCAATCTAGCCTGAATTTATCCCATATCACCAGTAGAGAATTTTTCAAGATAATGTGTGCACACACAGTAACACCAAATCTTAGGCACCATATCAAAAACAGGAAAATTTTAGTGCAGCACGACCCAATACTAGATAGGCACTCATAATTTCCTGGCATTGACCACAGGACTATTGGTAATTTGaagaatatataataattttctatGATAAATTTCAAAGCTTAGAGGAATATGGCTTAAAAAAAGAGCAAACACAatctttccctcttttttcCACAATCAAAAACATCACACCCTCATTTTTGCTCACCCAGATGTCTTAGCTATGATGATTATATCCTATAATCAGAATCAAAGTCTGAAGCAGTAGAAAATATATCTTCACCTGATCCCCTATGCATTCCAACATTTAATTTATCATATAATACTCTTTTAACACTTCATACCCAATACTAACAgcatataaagaaaaaaacaaaaacatccaTATCGAAATGTGACTAACACAATTATTTTAACTAGCACAACATGTAACACCAAGtaataacaaaatcaataaaaacattCTAAACCATCTAGTCTCTCAACTCTCCCTCACATACTGACCTGAATAATGGGAAACTCCAAAATCCATCTGTGCTTATAAACATAAAACAAGCTGTAAAGCAAACCaagaagaaaaccaatgaaCCCCACTTTGCCAATCAGCCAGTCTCCATCAAAGCCACTGGATTTGACCCAACACACAGACACTAGCCCCACAAACCCAGACACAGCACAGGCCGCCACAAACAACACAAAGCTCAGAGAAACCTTAGCCCGGGTCCGAAAATCCGGCGATACCGAAGCCGAAGAGTCCGAAACGAGAAAGAATCGGacgaggccgagaaagagctcAAAAGGGTAAGCAGGGGAATGGGGATAGGGCGAGGAGACGAGTGAGAGAGAAGCAGAGAAGAGGAGCTGTGAGAGGTGGAATGTGAAGAAAGTGAGGAGTGAAATGAGTGATGGAGCAAAAGAGAGTAATGGGTTTTTACTAGTggaagtggtggtggtggaggtgagtGTGGAGATGAAGAAGGttttgaagaagaggaagatggCAGTGGAGGGAATAGACTGCCATATGAGGAACCCTAAGAAGCGGTTCTTGACTACGATTTCTAGTGGTGTTGTCAAGGACATTATTGACATGGTTGttcttgtttttggtttttggtttttggtctttttttattttgccaaAAGTGTGTTTGCTTGATGAtgcttttggtttttgtttttgctggaGAAGTTTAGGGGAAGAAGACTGTAGAGAAGACACTGGACATAAAGACAGTGGTGGGGTTTTGAAtttggatgggtttgatttgttttgCACAAAATTCCTGTCTTTTTAACTTAATTGTTAAGGAGTCAAGTCCTTGAGCTTTTttttgccccaaaaaaaaaagtccttaaGCTTTTGTGTCATTTTTGTTTGtataattttcttcattttcgaATTGACCCCATTTTTAACAAGGTTTTAGCAATTATACCCATTTTATCTTTCATGTttttaagggtctatttggatagaacttattttgctgaaaactgaaaatactgtagtaaaataatttttaaatgtgtaaatagtaccgtgggacctattttttatattttttctgaataaagtgattgtgtgtcccatgaacagtgagTGAACAATACCAGAACAATGCATGAGCAGTGTTAAATAATATGtgaacagtaaattttgtcCCCTCTGAAACGCgtgcagcaaaaaaaaaaaaaaaaacaaagaaggagaaaaacaCAAACGCAAAACGCAAATGTGGATCCAAACCCACACTAAGAGTCCATTTGGTTGGCTAGAAAAGTGGAGAGAAGAGaagggaaaaagagaaaataggaGGAAAATGATGTTCAGTTGGGGAGGGGAGGAAGGAGAGAAAATGATGAGACCCAAGAGTTTTTTCTCCAGCCCAAAATTTgggagaaaatatatatataaatatatatatatacacacacacacacaaccaaagTAGATCTCTGGGCTCTCAAATAAGGGATAGGCTCATGGTAAGTCCCCACATGTATGACTTACCCCCTATGTGAGAGCTTGGAATATTGCTCCAAGGTGAAAAGTGGGAGACGGTGGGTTTGATAGGAAATTACCATGCCCTCCCTCTTTTTAAatgtttctacttttttttaccctttttaaGGTAtgttacgtttttttttttttttttttccttgacttttagttttttttttcttatatactattgattttcttttttcttggcaTTAGAGGCATAGGAGTAAATTGATACAATATACTTTTTAtgtcctctcttttttttttttttaattaaacaaaagaattttctattccTTTACTTTTCCACTCCTCAACCAAATACTATGAGAGGAAACTAAAATCTCTATTATCTTCCAACTTTTCCATCTCCTCTTCATTTTTTACCTTCCTAGTTTTCCATCCCCCAACCTTTGTAAGTATAATTTTTAAACTCATCTCAAAAGTTTGTTGTATTCTAATTGAAATTACAACTTTTGTTGACctaaaaaatatacaaacacACATTGAAGTGTAATATTGAGATAAAGACAaagcaataacaaaaattttcattacaattttttccccaatttggttTTTCAACAAAGCAATtctactgtaaggacacgatttggtgacgaacctaaacagtattgggttcgtacgtaaaaggcccagacaatatgatttgtagagcgtgggtgtaaagagctaggttaactgtggtatctacctccaagattttctctcaagcccataccatgttttccttctttttttcttggtatAATCAACCTCTATTCTTAAGTCCCTAATGTTACTCTCTCCTTTTTCCTTCtcacttctttctcttcagttttatgtgtgttcttctttttttctcgatccccttcttcatgttcctcttttagtttatatactcccctccgcgatccatcttcaccgaacacgtgtagattgtgtccgggggatttctttctgtcccatctggcgcctcctggaacttcctacgggcagctgtaaggctgcttccctactgctcaggtatcacctccacattaatgcggccagagagttggttgaaaggtcattaatgcggaggcagctgtagtttcagatatttgtttgccttatctctttcatctttagtcggctactctatcccttgagatgacctacttctgagatctgatcgtggtgagaccacgtcctgatcgtcttcgGGCGCGAttgtcctcggacgcatactgccgaggagcatggcgtcctcggacgggtgcacgacctcggatgggccactggcccaacaatcctcaaccaattctgaatcttatgggcctatcaaccgaatgatccccacatCTACAATCatacaattttttacaatatttttacaaaccaCTGAggtgataaatttttattggttttcatctaaacttaccattgacatcatttttttgcttatcaataaccactcaccacatcaacaatgtgtaaaaaaaagttcataattTTAGCTATGGGGTCCGAAATCTGAAGTCCCAGCCCACTTggtgttaagggcccaaagcccagtcCGATAAGCCTTGCTGCTAAGGACGCGCgatgaaagctccttgaaggcccaaggatgtggccgaggacgacctcacgtccaacatctcacaaaaacgcctgaagaaaaggacaaactcagtacaaaaACAGTACAAGGGAAAAAGCTGCCAACGCCATAATGcggagcccagcgcctgacaaacccatacccaTACCATgttatccagcttttcccaaccactttAACGTATAgattgataagacgagtaactaccccaaacaaggaaaaactaacacgtaggtgaagaacgggaaggggatactagtataaaagaaaaagagagttgaGACAAAGAGGGGGGGGATCCAACAAAAACGGATGAATGGTGAGAATGTAATTcccctcggactaattccgaggagtcCAACCTTTCAAATTAGCTCGATGTAAGGCCTAGCTATACAAGCCAAACTTATCTTCGTATGAGCTTGCA encodes:
- the LOC115992367 gene encoding uncharacterized protein LOC115992367; the encoded protein is MSIMSLTTPLEIVVKNRFLGFLIWQSIPSTAIFLFFKTFFISTLTSTTTTSTSKNPLLSFAPSLISLLTFFTFHLSQLLFSASLSLVSSPYPHSPAYPFELFLGLVRFFLVSDSSASVSPDFRTRAKVSLSFVLFVAACAVSGFVGLVSVCWVKSSGFDGDWLIGKVGFIGFLLGLLYSLFYVYKHRWILEFPIIQRPPFFSFKMGLPSAITRALKLSGVTYLFSAVLGSILLDQFKGQVTVRKFIAEQIIFCIGSFAVFLCWELSHHLHRVLHTKRFTFAPPKGSAAAETNPSEHLLAALEDSNPNSLLQYLAYLDLCMVCENNVDTWRRAAFFEETGETYKRVIAVCLRPLEKLASKLAEGLESSVDKNSQLSKQLLSPTDSRLESKYCKPLKNFQLCAWSARTVASLTACSHREDRFGVAQLSGSNAAVISALLSCLLAVETFMGKKTNIQSPPHLMGPAGIKWATSSTGRIDGAVGKKRGGPLHSKAYAIADVLRTSIYHVVSAFHDEMLNGAKAGLLEKDWIISGKPLFGTRELLVQKLRLFLDFRAS